TGGCGGGCAATTGGCCACGAATTTACCATTTTCACAATTATTACCGTCTTTTTATCCAGTTTTATGATTCAATTACTCAAACCAATTCCGCTCACCCATGATCCGATTATCTGTGCAATCTTTGGTGGGGCCGTCAATGGATTTGGGACCGGGTTGGCGCTTCGAAACGGGATTTCGACTGGTGGGCTGGACATTCTGGGCATTGTTATTCGTCACCGAACCGGTAACTCGATTGGGACGATTAACATTGCCTTTAACTCGTTAATCATCGTTTCAGCTGCCGTCATGTATGGATGGCCATACGCCTTTTACTCTGTCCTCAGTCTAATCGTTAATGCGCGCATCATGGATATGACCTATACCAGACAGCAGCGAATGCAGGTGATGATTATTACCACCCGCCCCAACACGGTGATCGATAGTGTTCAAAACCATCTTCGTCGGGGAATCACGATCGTTCATAATGCCGAAGGGGCTTATCAACACGATGCCAAAACAATCTTGTTCACGGTCATTTCACGATATGAAATGGGGGAGTTGGAGGAAGCTTTATTGGAGTCCGACCCCAACGCGTTTGCCAGCATTTCAGATTCGGTCAAGATTTTGGGGAGGTTTTACGAGCCGAAACCCTGAGGGCATTTTTAAAGATTTCCTAAGAAACAAGTTCTCCAAGTGGATTATGTTATAATATTTTTTGTGTGTGATCACAAAATATTGAAATACGGTGAAAATTTTGAAAGTTGTTTACTTATGGTTAATCAAATTATTCTCAGTCCTGAATATTTGGCGGCCAAAGAACAAAGTTGTTTATGTGATGAGCTTTGATGATAATGTTGACTTCATTAAGCAATTGGCACAACGACTGCCTCAGAAGTACGTTTTATATGTTCTTTATCGAGCCAATACCGAAGCGGCTGCGACGGATTTAGCAGCCTTTGGTATTAAAACGCGGCCGTTTCGCGATGGCATTAAATTCGTGATGGACGATGTTTCGCTTTTGATGTCAGCAAAGCTGATTATTTGCGATAACTACTACGCTTTTTTGGGTGGCCTGGTTAAGCTGCCATTCGTCAAAATTGTCCAGATATGGCATGCTGACGGGGCGATTAAGAAGTTTGGCTGGGAAGATCCGACCACCGACAAACGCAGCCGTTCTGATAAGCGCCGTTTTCAGAAAGTTTATGATCACTTTGATGAATACATTGTCGCATCAAAAGCAATGGGACAGGTGTTTGTGCACAGTTATCACGAAAATTTTGACAAGATGCAGTTACTGGGATACCCCAGATCCGACCAGTATCTCAGTCAAGATTGGCAGCACAAGGCCCGTGAGCGAATTTATCGATCAGCTCCTGAACTGAAAAATCACCGGGTCATTTTGTATGCCCCAACTTATCGGGAGCATCAGGACTTTAAGCTGCCCAAGGGACTGGGCAGTGCTTTGGCAGCAGATCCAACTGCCTTGGTGGTTGTCAAACTGCACCCTGTTTTGCGGGATAAAGAAGTGCCGATGCGCCGTATTGGTAATCCCAAGATTAAGTTTTATCACGAATTGGAGACCAGTGATTTATTAGCTGTGGCTGACACACTGGTCACTGATTATTCGTCGGTGGCATTTGATTTTAGTTTATTGCCAAATGCCAAATCGATCATCTTTTTCATGTTTGATCTTGATCGATACCGAAGCGATCCAGGAATTCAGGATGATTTTCTCAACTGGCTACCGGTAGAGCCGGTTTATAAGGTCGAGCAGCTCAGAAACGAAATCCTGGCAGCGACAAGCGTTAACTTCGACAAATTTAACGCCCATTGGAACACCTATAACGACGGTCAGGCGACTGACAGAGTCATTGCGCGTTATGTCAAATTCTTAGGGTCTAATTAAGGAGTGCCTCAAATTGAAAGAAGTCAGTACTTTAATTAAAGAACAATTTCAAAATATCGGCATTATCTTCCGAATCTCAAAGTATGAAGATAAAGCCGAGTATCAAAGCCATTATCTGGGCCTAATTTGGGAATACTTATATCCATTGATTCAAATTGGTATTTATTGGCTGGTTTTCGGTATCGGCCTGAAACACGGTAATTCCACCCATGGTGTCGATTATCTGGTTTGGATGGTTATCGGAATTACACCTTGGTTCTTTATGAACCGGGCCAGCCTGGATGCTTCCAAGAGTATCTACCAACGGGTTGGTATGGTTTCTAAAATGAAATTTCCCGTCAGTATTTTGCCAACCATTAAGATTGTCAGCAACTTAAGTGCCTTTTGGACCATGCTGGTCTTTTCAATTGTGATTGGCTTCTT
Above is a genomic segment from Lentilactobacillus buchneri containing:
- a CDS encoding YitT family protein — its product is MDDVSKLMRRHTYVTKISTSFIYAILVSIAVNFFWTPGHIYSSGITGFAQLLNTISTRAFPFEISTGLALFLLNLPLFVLSWRAIGHEFTIFTIITVFLSSFMIQLLKPIPLTHDPIICAIFGGAVNGFGTGLALRNGISTGGLDILGIVIRHRTGNSIGTINIAFNSLIIVSAAVMYGWPYAFYSVLSLIVNARIMDMTYTRQQRMQVMIITTRPNTVIDSVQNHLRRGITIVHNAEGAYQHDAKTILFTVISRYEMGELEEALLESDPNAFASISDSVKILGRFYEPKP
- a CDS encoding CDP-glycerol glycerophosphotransferase family protein, whose protein sequence is MKVVYLWLIKLFSVLNIWRPKNKVVYVMSFDDNVDFIKQLAQRLPQKYVLYVLYRANTEAAATDLAAFGIKTRPFRDGIKFVMDDVSLLMSAKLIICDNYYAFLGGLVKLPFVKIVQIWHADGAIKKFGWEDPTTDKRSRSDKRRFQKVYDHFDEYIVASKAMGQVFVHSYHENFDKMQLLGYPRSDQYLSQDWQHKARERIYRSAPELKNHRVILYAPTYREHQDFKLPKGLGSALAADPTALVVVKLHPVLRDKEVPMRRIGNPKIKFYHELETSDLLAVADTLVTDYSSVAFDFSLLPNAKSIIFFMFDLDRYRSDPGIQDDFLNWLPVEPVYKVEQLRNEILAATSVNFDKFNAHWNTYNDGQATDRVIARYVKFLGSN
- a CDS encoding ABC transporter permease, coding for MKEVSTLIKEQFQNIGIIFRISKYEDKAEYQSHYLGLIWEYLYPLIQIGIYWLVFGIGLKHGNSTHGVDYLVWMVIGITPWFFMNRASLDASKSIYQRVGMVSKMKFPVSILPTIKIVSNLSAFWTMLVFSIVIGFLYGVTPSIYWIQWIYYFICMIAWLIAFGIFNSTISVLVRDYRILLQSLMRMLFYMSGVLFNFQTDAFPAPFVHILQLNPFFYVVSGFRDGMLGSAWFWQKPTLTIVFWGMILFFLLVGSHLHYKFRSRFVDLI